AGATTAATTACGAAAAAGAAAAAAGCAAGAAAAAGAAAACTCCCTTTAAATCTCAGTCTTAATGAATTCTTTTGCCTTACGATACAATCAGAAGAACATTCTTGTATTCATAATAAAATTCTAAAAACGGATTAGTAGTCGTGCCGAAAATAGGCATTATTTATAACGATAATAAACCAGTTGCTTACCAAACCGCTTGCCAAGTCCAAGAAAAACTCCAACAGGAAGGATGGGAAGTGGTACTCGCCACAGGAGTGGGAGGTCTCTTAGGATATTCCAGTCCTGAAACTCCTGTGTGTCATACGCCCATGGACAAGTTAACCCCTCCAGGCTTTGATGAAACAATCAAGTTCTGCTTAGTCTTAGGGGGTGATGGTACTGTCTTGTCTGCGTTCCGACAGTTAGCTCCCTATAATATCCCTTTATTAACTGTTAATACAGGACACATGGGCTTTTTAACAGAAACTTACTTGAATCAACTTTTTCCTGCTTTGGAGGAAGTATTAGCAGGAAATTACCATGTGGAAGAACGCTCAATGATTACTGTAAAAGTAATGCGAGGAGAGCGTTTGCAGTGGGAGGCTTTATGCTTAAATGAAATGGTGCTTCACCGGGAGCCTATGACAAGTATGTGTCATTTTGAGGTAACTGTTGGGCATCATGCCCCTGTAGATATTGCAGCTGATGGGATCATTGTTTCTACTCCCACTGGTTCTACCGCTTATTCTTTGAGTTCTGGTGGTCCGGTGGTAACCCCCAATGTCCCTGTGTTGCAATTAGTTCCGATTTGTCCTCATTCTCTTGCTTCACGGGCTTTAGTTTTTTCCGATCAAGAACTGATTACCATTCATTCTGCTAGTGAAGAACATCAGTTAGTGATGGTGGTAGATGGTAACGGGGGTTGTTATGTACAACCGAAAGATCTCGTTTATGTTGCAAAAGCAAACTACTCGGCGTATTTTATTCGTCTGGAACGTCCAGAATTTTCCGTGTCTTAAGAGAAAAACTCGGCTGGGGATTACCCCATATCGCCAAACCAACTTCTGTCGAGCTACCTTAAAAGTTAATTGCTCCTGGAGGGCTTCTGCTATGTCGGTTTTACTCATTGAAAATGATCCTTACCTCGCTCAACAGGTGAATTTAGATTTAACCCATGCCGGTTATACGGTAACAGTGGTTTCTAACCCTGAACAAGGAGAACCCTATTTTAAAGAGTTACAGCCATCGCTGGTAGTAATCGATCAAGCACAATTTGGGGAGAAAGGTTTAAAGCTGTGTCGCCAAATTCGAGGAAATAATAACCCAGTATTGATTTTACTGTTTATGAATCAGGATCAATTGCGCGATCGCGTAGCTTGTCTCGAAGCGGGTGCAGATGATTATACCTTACTTCCCTATAAAACGGAGCAATTTCTAGAGTTAATAAAACTGTATCTTCAACCCTCAACAAAAACTCCAGAGCAACTGCATTTTAGCGATTTAGTATTAGATTTATCTCACCGTTGTGTTTATTGTAATGGAAGAAAAATTGAGCTTACAGTTAAAGAGTTTGATCTGCTTAAGTATTTAATGTCTCATCCTGGAGAAGTTCTCACCCGTGAACAAATTTTAGAAAATGTTTGGGAAGATAATAATGGTGGTGAATCTAATGTAATTGAAGTTTATATTCGTTATTTGCGCTTAAAAATTGAACAAGAAGGACATAAACGTTTAATTCAAACTGTTCGTGGCGTGGGTTATGTGCTAAGAGAAGGATAAATATTTTTCTCCTTCGTTGTTTGTAAACCAATGACCATTTTATTAAAGCGCGATCGCGCTTCTCTCACATTATTCTTGCAACACGTGATCGCATTTATTCTATCCTGCTCGCTTCGCCAGCATCAGGATTTTGTTACCGAAATTTTAATCGATACTGATTGCAGACCTTTTGCTGTTGAGGAGTCATTTCTTGATAACGATGAATAAAGTCAGCCTCAGCCCGTTCGATCATTTCTTGTACCGTGTTAGAAGACGTATAAATCATTGCTTCTAAGACGCTTGTCGTTAAGGCGTTGATATCATCACTGGGTTTCGCATTTTCAGCAACATTAGCCATAATTTCTTCTAGAGAAAAAAGGTAAGCATCAGGATAATTTTGTTTTGTCGCCTCCACATATTGAGTGTGTAATGCTTGCAGTGTTGTTGTTCTTTCTGTTGTTAATACCATATAGTCTTTGTTTTAGCTCTCAATACCTTTAGGTTACTGATTGTTAAGTTAAGTTACTGTTTACTGTGAACTTTGTGTTTTTACTGGACTTATTATCTACTCTATGATATAGACGAAAATACGGAATCTTCCGAAGCGCGATCGCGCTTCCTTCCCTTTCCAAAACGGCGATCATCTCCATTCACTTCGCATTAGTTATTATTTAAGTGCTAGATTTTGACAAACTTCATGCTTATAAATTTTTCAACAATTTATCATATTCGCTATGTGAGCCAATCCAAAACCAAACGATTGTATCTGATGTTTTTAGCACTCCGACAGCCCGCCAACCGATTCCGACTCTGATCGAATACAAAGGTTCTTGAGTATTGAGTTTCTTGAATTCTAAACTAGGATGTGTTGGGTTATCCTTCCAGAGTTTATAATTCTTCCGTGCCGTCTGTTTAACTCCATCGGGTAATTGAGCAAAACGTTGGACGAAATCATTAGTTAGTTCGGACTTCATAGTTCATCAAAGCCCATTTCATTAGTTTTCCCCTCCCAAGAATCATTTAAGGCTTGACGGGCTAATTCATCTAGAGAGGAACTTTGAGGTTGAGATAAGATCTTTTGCCATTTAAGCTCGCTTTCAATATCTTCAATCATTTTTTGAGCGAGTTCATTTTGAAGATGTTCTGGCAAATTTTGGGCTTTATTAAAGGCTTCTATTAATAAATTAGTCATTTTTGTCTAGCAATTAAAAGCATCTCTTATCTTTCTTGATCATATCGCGC
This window of the Euhalothece natronophila Z-M001 genome carries:
- the nblR gene encoding response regulator transcription factor NblR, translating into MSVLLIENDPYLAQQVNLDLTHAGYTVTVVSNPEQGEPYFKELQPSLVVIDQAQFGEKGLKLCRQIRGNNNPVLILLFMNQDQLRDRVACLEAGADDYTLLPYKTEQFLELIKLYLQPSTKTPEQLHFSDLVLDLSHRCVYCNGRKIELTVKEFDLLKYLMSHPGEVLTREQILENVWEDNNGGESNVIEVYIRYLRLKIEQEGHKRLIQTVRGVGYVLREG
- a CDS encoding ParE family toxin-like protein → MKSELTNDFVQRFAQLPDGVKQTARKNYKLWKDNPTHPSLEFKKLNTQEPLYSIRVGIGWRAVGVLKTSDTIVWFWIGSHSEYDKLLKNL